In Pirellulales bacterium, the DNA window CGTGCTTCAGCGTCGTGGAAGCGTTTCACCTTCAGCAGCGTACTTGAACGGCCGGGTTCGTATTGCGATCCAGGTTGCCGCAGCATCAGACCTTCACCGTCGCCGGCCAGGACCAGTTCCAGTTCATCGCGCAGATGCTCGAGGCTGCGGCACTGCTGTTGAGGCAGTATGCCGACGTAACGCAACCGAAGCTGGGAAAAACAATCGCACAAGTACTCGATGCGCTCCTCGAACGGCTCACGCATGGCTGGCGCGTCGAAGATGCGGAATTTGATGTGCGCCCATAAGCTGTTGCCGTCGTGGCGGCGCACGATGCTGACCGTGCGCTGAAATGCCTTGCGGG includes these proteins:
- a CDS encoding DNA ligase; translated protein: RKAFQRTVSIVRRHDGNSLWAHIKFRIFDAPAMREPFEERIEYLCDCFSQLRLRYVGILPQQQCRSLEHLRDELELVLAGDGEGLMLRQPGSQYEPGRSSTLLKVKRFHDAEARVLEHQPGAGRHKGRMGALLVALPDGTTFSVGTGFTDAQRENPPPAGSLITFRYQELTDRGVPRFPSFVRVRAAGPLLPP